One Gossypium raimondii isolate GPD5lz chromosome 3, ASM2569854v1, whole genome shotgun sequence genomic window carries:
- the LOC128039712 gene encoding cytochrome P450 CYP749A22-like yields MSGLMELVILVACCFFLVTLIKFLYDYLWIPLRIQHILNSQGIKGPPIRFIHGNDKEIAKTKQEALGKPVAWTDDLFPRLQPHIYSWINRYGKNFVYWDGARAELVISEPELVKEVLKNSKNIFQKVKLPEISRKLMGNGLAFTEGEKWAKYRKLANHTFHGESLKNMTPAMIASVETMLEKWNGQEGQEIEVFQEFRLLTSEVISKTAFGSSYLEGEKIFALLYKLKILVNLNMSKTTIPFINKLWKSTDLLESEKLAKGIQDCVIKIVKKREDQVVNGEADSFGNDFFGLLVDAYNDLDEKNKLSLQDLVDECKTFYIAGQETVNSLLGWIVLHLAIYGDWQEKARREVIDIFGNQNPHLEGITKLKTMTMIINETLRLYGPSNGLARTVAREVQLGKLVLPAKLDILPLNIGLHRDPHLWGDNVHLFKPERFADGIAKATNYTAAAFLPFGLGPRSCVGMTFATIETKIALSMILQRYTITLSPAYVHSPILILTVRPQHGIQVIIEPLHNNF; encoded by the exons ATGAGTGGCTTGATGGAGCTTGTGATTCTTGTCGCGTGTTGTTTCTTCCTCGTAACTTTAATCAAGTTCCTTTACGATTATCTGTGGATACCTCTGCGTATACAGCATATACTGAATTCACAGGGAATCAAAGGACCTCCTATCAGATTCATCCATGGCAACGACAAGGAAATTGCCAAAACGAAACAAGAAGCATTAGGCAAACCTGTGGCCTGGACAGATGATTTATTTCCCAGACTACAGCCACATATTTACAGCTGGATCAACAGATATG GGAAGAACTTTGTTTATTGGGACGGTGCTCGAGCTGAATTGGTGATTTCTGAGCCTGAACTAGTTAAAGAGGTtttgaaaaatagtaaaaatatttttcaaaaagtgaaGCTTCCAGAAATTAGTAGGAAGCTCATGGGGAATGGGCTTGCGTTCACTGAGGGGGAAAAATGGGCAAAGTATCGAAAGCTAGCCAATCACACTTTCCATGGGGAAAGCCTAAAG AACATGACTCCAGCAATGATTGCTAGTGTTGAAACAATGCTAGAAAAGTGGAATGGCCAAGAAGGCCAGGAGATTGAAGTGTTTCAAGAATTTAGATTATTGACTTCAGAAGTGATTTCCAAAACAGCATTTGGTAGCAGTTACTTGGAGGGGGAGAAGATTTTTGCCCTACTGTACAAGTTGAAAATACTTGTTAATCTAAATATGTCCAAGACTACAATTCCTTTCATCAA CAAGCTATGGAAATCTACTGATTTGCTAGAGTCTGAAAAACTTGCAAAAGGAATACAAGATTGTGTAATAAAGATTGTTAAGAAGAGAGAAGACCAAGTTGTGAATGGGGAAGCCGATAGCTTCGGCaatgatttttttggattaCTTGTAGATGCCTATAATGATTTGGATGAGAAAAATAAGCTTTCATTGCAAGACCTGGTAGATGAATGTAAAACTTTCTACATTGCCGGACAAGAAACAGTTAATTCCCTACTGGGATGGATAGTCTTGCATTTGGCAATCTATGGAGATTGGCAAGAAAAAGCAAGAAGGGAGGTGATTGACATATTTGGTAAccaaaatcctcatctcgaagGCATCACCAAACTTAAAACA ATGACCATGATCATCAATGAAACTCTAAGATTGTATGGTCCGTCAAATGGCTTGGCAAGAACAGTTGCAAGAGAAGTACAGTTGGGAAAGTTAGTCTTGCCTGCTAAATTAGATATTCTGCCTCTAAATATTGGACTTCACCGTGACCCTCACTTGTGGGGGGATAATGTGCATCTTTTTAAACCAGAGAGATTTGCCGACGGGATTGCCAAAGCTACCAATTACACCGCGGCTGCATTTTTGCCCTTCGGATTGGGTCCTCGATCTTGTGTTGGTATGACATTTGCAACAATAGAAACCAAGATTGCTCTCTCCATGATTCTACAACGTTACACCATTACTCTTTCCCCTGCCTATGTCCACTCTCCAATACTTATTCTCACCGTTCGACCACAACATGGAATTCAAGTAATAATTGAACCGctacataataatttttga
- the LOC105796542 gene encoding cytochrome P450 CYP749A22: protein MDSVVREEKKSDLMELVILVPCCFFLVALIKFLYDYLWVPLRIQHMMNSQGIKGPPYRFIHGNSKEVARMEQEALSKRVALTDDIFPKVLPHFYAWINRYGRNFVYWNGARPELVISEPELIKEVLQTSEKKIQEKSLSDIGREFLGNGLLFIAGEKWANHRKLANHAFHGESLKNMTPAIIASVETMLEKWKGQEGREIEVLKEFRLLTSEVISRTAFGSSYLEGRRFCHVTEVDNNYESKSFKTRIPLISKLWKSADLLESEKLSKEIKDRVMKIVKKREDEAVNGEVNSFGNDFLGLLVNAYHDSDEKTGFH from the exons ATGGATTCAGTGgtaagagaagaaaaaaagagtgaCTTGATGGAGCTTGTAATTCTTGTCCCATGTTGTTTCTTCCTCGTAGCTTTAATAAAGTTCCTTTATGATTACCTGTGGGTACCTCTCCGTATACAGCATATGATGAATTCACAGGGAATCAAAGGACCTCCTTAcagattcatccatggaaacaGCAAGGAAGTTGCCAGAATGGAACAAGAAGCATTAAGCAAACGTGTGGCCTTAACAGATGATATATTTCCCAAAGTACTGCCACATTTTTACGCCTGGATCAACAGATATG GGAGGAATTTTGTTTATTGGAACGGTGCGCGACCTGAATTGGTGATTTCAGAGCCTGAATTAATCAAAGAGGTTCTGCAAACTagcgaaaaaaaaattcaagaaaagagCCTTTCAGATATTGGTAGGGAGTTCCTGGGGAATGGGCTTCTATTCATTGCGGGGGAAAAATGGGCAAACCATCGAAAGCTAGCCAATCACGCTTTCCATGGGGAAAGCCTTAAG AACATGACTCCAGCAATAATTGCTAGTGTTGAAACAATGCTAGAAAAGTGGAAAGGTCAAGAAGGCAGAGAGATTGAAGTGTTGAAAGAATTTAGGTTATTGACTTCAGAAGTGATTTCCAGAACAGCTTTTGGTAGCAGTTACTTAGAAGGGAGAAGATTTTGCCATGTTACAGAAGTTGACAATAATTATGAGTCGAAATCTTTTAAGACTAGAATTCCTTTGATCAG CAAGTTGTGGAAATCTGCTGATTTGCTAGAGTCTGAAAaactttcaaaagaaataaaagatcgTGTGATGAAGATTGTTAAGAAAAGAGAAGACGAAGCTGTGAATGGAGAAGTCAATAGCTTTGGCAATGATTTTCTTGGATTACTTGTAAATGCCTATCATGATTCGGACGAGAAAACAGGTTTTCATTGA
- the LOC105796535 gene encoding cytochrome P450 CYP749A22, whose amino-acid sequence MNALMKLLILAPCCFFFIALIKLLYDYLWIPLRIQHMLNSEGIKGPPYRFIHGNNKEVTKMKQKALSKSVGLTDDLFPKVHPHIYTWTNRYGKNFVHWNGARPELVISEPELVKEVLKNSEQIFQKKKLSDIGRKFLGNGLIFIEGGKWAKHRKLANHTFHGESLKNMTPAIIASVETMLEKWKGQEGKEIEVYQEFRLLTSEVISRTAFGSNYMEGEKIFAILRKLTVIMSRNLSKTRIPLISKLWKSADLLESEKLSKEIKDRLMKIVKKREDKAVNGEVNSFGSDFLGLLLNAYHDSDAKNRISLEDVVAECKTFYFAGQETVNSLLAWIVLHLAIHGDWQEKARREVIDIFGNQNPHLEGIAKLKIMTMIINETLRMYGPPNGLARTVAREVQLGKLVLPAKLDILPLNIGLHRDPQLWGDDVHHFKPERFAEGIAKATNYTAAAFIPFGLGPRSCVGMTFASIETKVALSMILQHYTITLSPAYVHSPIPILTLLPQHGIQVILEPIHSNA is encoded by the exons ATGAATGCGTTGATGAAGCTTCTAATTCTTGCTCCATGTTGTTTCTTCTTCATAGCTTTAATAAAGTTACTTTATGATTACCTATGGATACCCCTCCGTATTCAGCATATGCTGAATTCAGAGGGGATCAAAGGACCTCCTTACAGATTCATCCATGGCAACAACAAGGAAGTtaccaaaatgaaacaaaaagcTTTAAGCAAATCTGTGGGCTTGACAGATGATCTATTTCCCAAAGTACATCCACACATTTACACCTGGACCAACAGATATG GGAAGAATTTTGTTCATTGGAACGGTGCTCGACCTGAATTGGTGATTTCAGAGCCTGAATTAGTCAAAGAGGTTCTGAAAAATAGTGAacaaatttttcagaaaaagaaaCTTTCAGATATTGGTAGGAAGTTCTTGGGGAATGGTCTTATATTCATTGAGGGGGGAAAATGGGCAAAGCATCGGAAGCTGGCCAATCACACTTTCCATGGGGAAAGCCTAAAG AACATGACTCCAGCAATAATTGCTAGTGTTGAAACAATGCTAGAAAAGTGGAAAGGCCAAGAAGGCAAAGAGATTGAAGTGTACCAAGAATTTAGGTTATTAACTTCAGAAGTGATTTCCAGAACAGCATTTGGTAGCAATTACATGGAAGGGGAGAAGATATTTGCCATCTTGAGAAAGTTGACAGTAATTATGAGTCGAAATCTTTCCAAGACTAGAATTCCTTTGATCAG CAAGTTGTGGAAATCTGCTGATTTGCTAGAGTCTGAAAaactttcaaaagaaataaaagatcgTCTGATGAAGATTGTTAAGAAAAGAGAAGACAAAGCTGTGAATGGAGAAGTCAATAGCTTCGGCAGTGATTTTCTTGGATTACTTCTAAATGCCTATCATGATTCGGATGCGAAAAACAGGATTTCATTGGAAGACGTGGTAGCTGAATGCAAAACATTCTATTTTGCTGGACAAGAAACTGTTAATTCCTTACTTGCATGGATAGTCTTGCATTTGGCAATCCATGGAGATTGGCAAGAAAAAGCGAGAAGAGAGGTGATTGACATATTTGGTAACCAAAATCCACATCTCGAAGGCATTGCGAAACTCAAAATA ATGACCATGATCATCAATGAAACTCTAAGAATGTATGGTCCGCCAAATGGCTTGGCAAGAACAGTTGCAAGAGAAGTACAATTGGGAAAGTTAGTCTTGCCTGCTAAATTAGATATTCTGCCTCTAAATATTGGACTTCACCGTGACCCTCAATTGTGGGGAGATGATGTGCATCATTTTAAACCCGAGAGATTCGCTGAAGGGATTGCCAAAGCTACCAATTACACTGCGGCTGCATTTATTCCCTTCGGATTGGGACCTCGATCTTGTGTTGGTATGACATTTGCATCAATAGAAACAAAGGTTGCTCTCTCCATGATTCTACAACATTACACCATTACCCTCTCCCCTGCCTATGTCCACTCTCCAATACCTATTCTCACCCTTCTACCACAACATGGAATTCAGGTAATAC
- the LOC105796547 gene encoding cytochrome P450 CYP749A22-like has translation MQTDHYDYYETLRLYGPSNGLPRGVAREVQLGILVLPSNIDLLVQNIALHHDPYLWGDDVHLFKPERFAKGIARSTNYNAAAFFPFGLGPRSCVGMSFATTETKIVLSMILQRYTFTLSPAYVHSPMPIVDLQPQHGIQVILEPLHNND, from the coding sequence ATGCAAACAGATCACTATGATTATTATGAAACTCTAAGATTATATGGTCCATCAAATGGCCTACCAAGAGGAGTTGCAAGAGAAGTGCAGTTGGGAATACTAGTCTTGCCTTCTAACATAGATCTTCTGGTTCAAAATATTGCACTTCACCATGACCCTTACCTGTGGGGAGATGATGTGCATCTTTTTAAACCAGAGAGATTTGCAAAAGGGATTGCCAGATCTACCAATTACAATGCAGCTGCATTTTTTCCCTTTGGATTAGGACCTCGATCTTGTGTTGGTATGTCCTTTGCAACCACAGAAACGAAGATTGTGCTCTCCATGATTCTACAACGCTACACCTTTACCCTCTCCCCTGCCTATGTCCACTCACCAATGCCTATTGTCGACCTTCAACCGCAACATGGAATTCAAGTAATACTTGAACCACTGCATAACAATGATTGA